A stretch of Cyanobacterium sp. HL-69 DNA encodes these proteins:
- a CDS encoding Phosphoglucosamine mutase — MGFQANPIKFGTDGWRGVIAADFTMERVAKLAPLCAKVLQEDNPHGKLMVVGFDRRFLAEDFALVASQALQEYGYDVLLADSYAPTPAFSWAAYSQNALGALVLTASHNPAQYLGLKVKGGFGGSVSGDVTSKIEALLDTDLPKPTEVGTITKFDPWDSYTKQLASLVDVSAIVEGISAGKLDVIVDVMHGAASTGLGRILGCNINEINSQRDPLFGGNAPEPLARYIPELFREVKERGKNDSDALRVGLVFDGDCDRIAAVDSEGNYCSTQILIPIFIEHLSQRRGLKGEIIKTVSGSDLIPKVADLFDIPLSETPIGYKYIAEKMLTTQVLVGGEESGGVGYSTHIPERDALLSALYVLEAMVKSGKGIGELYGDLQKKTNFVSQYDRIDLTLGSMEQKNQLQATLASKPLEEIAGKKVIDCLAIDGYKYRLEDESWLLIRFSGTEPLLRLYSEGNSLKTVHENLNWAKVEFG; from the coding sequence ATGGGTTTTCAAGCTAATCCAATTAAGTTTGGTACTGATGGGTGGCGTGGAGTAATTGCCGCTGACTTTACCATGGAACGGGTGGCGAAGTTGGCTCCCCTGTGTGCGAAGGTGTTACAAGAAGACAACCCCCATGGTAAGTTGATGGTGGTGGGTTTTGATCGTCGTTTTTTGGCGGAAGATTTTGCGTTGGTAGCTTCTCAAGCGTTACAGGAGTATGGCTACGATGTATTGTTGGCGGATAGTTATGCCCCCACCCCTGCTTTTAGTTGGGCGGCTTATAGTCAAAATGCTTTGGGGGCTTTGGTGTTGACGGCTAGTCATAACCCTGCTCAGTATTTGGGCTTGAAGGTGAAGGGTGGTTTTGGGGGTTCTGTTTCTGGGGATGTGACAAGTAAGATTGAGGCTTTGCTGGATACGGATTTACCGAAACCGACTGAGGTGGGTACGATTACAAAGTTTGATCCTTGGGATAGTTATACTAAGCAGTTGGCTAGTTTGGTGGATGTGTCTGCCATTGTGGAAGGGATTTCGGCGGGTAAATTAGATGTAATTGTGGATGTGATGCACGGAGCGGCATCTACGGGGTTGGGTCGTATCCTTGGATGTAATATCAATGAAATAAATAGTCAAAGAGATCCTTTGTTTGGGGGGAATGCTCCTGAGCCTTTGGCTCGGTATATCCCTGAGTTGTTTCGTGAGGTTAAGGAAAGGGGTAAAAACGATTCTGATGCCCTTAGAGTCGGTTTAGTGTTTGATGGAGATTGCGATCGCATTGCGGCGGTGGATAGTGAGGGTAATTATTGTAGTACACAAATTTTAATTCCTATTTTTATCGAGCATTTATCCCAAAGAAGAGGGTTGAAGGGAGAAATTATTAAAACTGTCAGCGGTTCAGATTTAATCCCCAAAGTAGCAGATTTATTTGATATTCCTCTCTCAGAAACTCCTATCGGTTATAAATACATCGCTGAGAAGATGCTAACAACTCAGGTGTTGGTGGGGGGAGAAGAATCTGGGGGAGTGGGGTATAGTACCCATATTCCCGAACGAGATGCTCTTTTATCGGCTTTATATGTCCTTGAAGCCATGGTGAAGTCAGGGAAGGGCATTGGGGAATTGTACGGAGATTTACAGAAAAAAACTAATTTTGTATCTCAATATGATCGCATTGATTTAACCCTTGGGAGTATGGAGCAAAAAAATCAGTTACAAGCTACCCTCGCTAGTAAGCCTTTAGAAGAAATTGCAGGGAAAAAGGTGATTGATTGTCTTGCTATTGATGGTTATAAATATCGTCTTGAGGATGAGAGTTGGTTATTAATTCGTTTTAGTGGTACTGAACCTTTATTGCGGTTATATTCTGAGGGGAATTCCTTGAAAACTGTCCATGAAAATCTTAATTGGGCTAAGGTAGAGTTTGGTTAA
- the prkB gene encoding phosphoribulokinase PrkB, with protein sequence MTQDKVVIIGVAGDSGCGKSTFLRRLEDLFGKEFMTVICLDDYHSLDRKGRKAAGVTALNPKANNFDLMAEQIKALKDGQAIDKPIYNHETGELDPPEKIEPNKVIVIEGLHPLYDARVRELVDFSVYLDISEEVKIQWKIQRDMAERGHSYDDVVASINARKPDFTAYIEPQKQHADIVIQVLPTQLIEEKEGKILRVRLIEKEGIEHFNPTYLFDEGSTIDWRPCGRKLTCSYPGLKMYYGPDNYMGNEVSILEIDGQFDNLEEMIYVESHLSRTGTKYYGEMTELLLKHKDYPGSNNGTGLFQVLVGLKMRETYEQITGTVANSEAQEVAKV encoded by the coding sequence ATGACTCAAGATAAAGTAGTAATTATTGGAGTAGCCGGAGACTCTGGCTGCGGTAAATCAACCTTTTTACGTCGTTTAGAAGATTTATTCGGTAAAGAATTTATGACCGTTATCTGTCTTGATGACTATCATAGTTTAGACCGTAAAGGTAGAAAAGCAGCAGGTGTTACCGCTTTGAATCCTAAAGCCAACAACTTCGACTTAATGGCAGAACAAATTAAAGCCTTAAAAGATGGTCAAGCTATTGATAAACCTATTTATAACCACGAAACTGGAGAATTAGATCCTCCCGAAAAAATTGAACCCAATAAAGTAATTGTAATCGAGGGTTTACATCCTCTTTATGATGCTAGAGTAAGAGAATTAGTTGACTTCAGCGTTTACCTCGACATTAGCGAAGAAGTAAAAATTCAGTGGAAAATTCAGCGTGATATGGCCGAAAGAGGTCACAGTTATGATGATGTTGTAGCTTCTATCAATGCTAGAAAACCTGACTTCACCGCTTACATTGAGCCACAAAAACAACACGCAGATATTGTTATCCAAGTATTACCTACTCAATTAATAGAAGAAAAAGAAGGTAAAATCTTGAGAGTTCGTTTAATCGAAAAAGAAGGTATCGAACATTTCAATCCTACCTACTTATTTGATGAAGGTTCTACCATTGATTGGCGCCCCTGTGGACGTAAGTTAACCTGTTCTTATCCTGGTCTAAAAATGTATTATGGACCTGATAACTACATGGGTAATGAAGTTTCTATCCTTGAAATTGATGGTCAGTTCGACAATTTAGAAGAAATGATCTATGTTGAAAGTCACCTCAGCCGTACAGGTACTAAATACTATGGCGAAATGACCGAATTATTGTTAAAACATAAGGACTACCCTGGTTCTAATAATGGTACTGGTTTATTCCAAGTTTTAGTCGGTCTAAAAATGCGTGAAACCTACGAACAAATTACTGGTACCGTAGCCAATAGCGAAGCCCAAGAGGTTGCTAAGGTTTAA
- a CDS encoding RuBisCO operon transcriptional regulator, with the protein MAEIPFSLDQLRILKAIADEGSFKRAADSLYVSQPAISLQIQNLEKQLTVPLFDRGGRKAQLTEAGNLLLAYGEKIITLCQETCRAIEDLQNLQGGTLIVGASQTTGTYLLPRMIGLFHQKYPYVSVQLQVHSTRRTSWAVANGQVDLAIIGGEVPSELQDVLEIIPYAEDELALIIPSNHPFAEQETIAKDDLYHLNYITLDSQSTIRKVIDQVLTRSGINTNDLKVEMELNSIEAIKNAVLSGLGASFVSITAIEKELKMGVLHRAPIEGVEIRRTLSVIVNSNRYRSKAAEAFIKEILPQFSTENYNQSLEKLSQENQVFLEKTEVEIAEDV; encoded by the coding sequence ATGGCTGAGATTCCTTTTTCCCTTGATCAATTACGGATTTTGAAGGCAATTGCCGATGAGGGTAGTTTTAAACGGGCGGCAGATAGTCTCTATGTCTCTCAACCCGCTATCAGTTTACAAATACAAAATTTGGAAAAACAATTAACAGTACCTTTATTCGACAGGGGAGGAAGAAAAGCGCAATTAACTGAAGCGGGAAATCTCTTACTTGCCTATGGTGAAAAAATTATTACCCTTTGTCAAGAAACCTGCCGTGCCATTGAAGATTTACAAAATTTGCAGGGGGGAACCCTGATTGTGGGAGCTTCCCAAACCACAGGAACATATTTACTACCCCGCATGATTGGTTTATTTCACCAAAAATATCCTTATGTTTCCGTACAGTTACAGGTACACTCCACCCGTCGTACCTCTTGGGCCGTGGCAAACGGACAAGTGGATTTAGCTATAATTGGCGGTGAAGTGCCTTCCGAATTACAAGATGTATTAGAGATTATCCCCTATGCTGAGGATGAATTGGCGTTGATAATCCCCTCGAATCATCCCTTTGCTGAACAAGAAACCATTGCCAAGGATGATTTATACCACCTCAATTACATTACCCTCGACTCCCAATCTACTATTCGTAAAGTCATTGATCAGGTTTTAACCCGTAGCGGTATTAATACTAATGATCTAAAAGTAGAAATGGAGTTAAACTCCATAGAGGCCATTAAAAATGCCGTTTTATCAGGATTAGGAGCTTCTTTTGTGTCCATAACGGCGATCGAAAAAGAACTAAAAATGGGAGTATTGCACCGCGCCCCCATCGAAGGAGTAGAAATTAGGCGCACTCTTTCGGTTATTGTCAACTCCAATCGCTATCGCTCCAAAGCCGCCGAAGCATTTATTAAAGAAATATTACCCCAGTTTTCCACCGAAAATTATAATCAATCCCTAGAAAAACTATCCCAAGAGAATCAAGTATTTTTGGAGAAAACAGAAGTAGAAATTGCAGAAGATGTTTAA
- a CDS encoding zeta-carotene isomerase, with translation MFPFAVEIINFFPQYFPPLLAVVNLPPWLTPSHLIMVGLLVGFAIAHSGLAALRPWGESKIGARLYRVLFALVSIPFATVLIIYFFNHRYDGAVLWQIQDVSGVKTTVWILSAISFIFLYPATFNLLEIAAIQKPQVHLYESGIIRITRHPQMVGQVIWCIAHTIWLGTTFTIVTSLGLIGHHLFAVWHGDKRLTKRYGEAFLKVKERTSILPGLAIFDGRQTLQGKEFLKPAYVGVTAFTLLFWFIHPWLMTVTSRVNW, from the coding sequence ATGTTCCCCTTTGCGGTAGAAATAATTAACTTTTTTCCTCAATATTTCCCCCCCCTATTGGCCGTTGTCAATCTTCCACCATGGTTAACCCCTAGTCATTTAATCATGGTGGGTTTATTGGTGGGCTTTGCGATCGCCCATAGCGGTTTAGCCGCCCTCAGACCATGGGGAGAGAGTAAAATAGGAGCAAGACTATATCGGGTACTATTTGCCCTTGTTAGCATCCCCTTTGCCACCGTATTAATTATTTACTTTTTTAACCATCGTTATGATGGAGCCGTATTATGGCAAATCCAAGACGTGTCAGGGGTAAAAACCACCGTTTGGATATTATCCGCCATTTCCTTTATATTTCTTTATCCTGCTACCTTTAACCTATTGGAAATTGCCGCTATCCAAAAACCCCAAGTACATTTATACGAATCAGGCATTATCCGCATTACCCGACATCCTCAAATGGTAGGACAAGTAATCTGGTGTATTGCTCACACCATCTGGCTAGGCACTACTTTTACCATTGTCACCTCCTTGGGTTTAATTGGTCATCATCTTTTTGCCGTTTGGCATGGAGATAAAAGACTGACTAAACGTTATGGAGAAGCATTTTTGAAAGTCAAAGAAAGAACCTCTATCTTACCTGGGTTGGCCATTTTTGATGGCAGACAAACCCTACAAGGTAAAGAATTTTTGAAACCTGCCTATGTGGGAGTAACTGCATTTACTCTTTTATTTTGGTTTATTCACCCTTGGTTAATGACTGTAACAAGTCGTGTCAATTGGTAA
- the trxA gene encoding thioredoxin 1, whose product MISVTQESFDREVLQSSHMVLINFWAPWCGLCTMLQPILNRLESEWETELKIVSVNADQNLRLANNYSLSSLPTLILMHRGEIIERLESFHNREHLYKTVNDVMLHLLHQTTA is encoded by the coding sequence ATGATTTCTGTCACTCAAGAATCTTTTGATAGAGAAGTTTTACAATCTTCTCATATGGTTTTAATCAATTTTTGGGCGCCTTGGTGTGGTTTGTGTACCATGCTGCAACCTATCCTCAATCGTCTTGAGTCGGAGTGGGAAACGGAGTTAAAAATAGTTAGTGTTAACGCTGACCAAAATTTACGTTTAGCTAATAACTATAGTCTTAGTAGTCTGCCCACCCTGATTTTGATGCATCGAGGGGAAATTATTGAGCGTTTAGAAAGTTTCCATAATAGAGAACATTTATATAAAACTGTTAATGATGTGATGTTGCATCTACTGCACCAAACCACTGCTTAA
- the coaD gene encoding pantetheine-phosphate adenylyltransferase CoaD yields the protein MIAIYPGSFDPITLGHLDLIQRGSVLFEQIIVAVLKNPNKKPLFSLETRVKQIRLCTQDIPNVEVDTFSGLTVEYAKLKQAGVLLRGLRVLSDFEQELQMAHINKTLANNVETVFLATNTEHSFVSSSVVKEIARFGGKIDHLVPEAIAPDIYKALQK from the coding sequence ATGATTGCAATATACCCCGGTAGTTTTGATCCTATTACCCTCGGACATTTGGACTTAATACAACGGGGTAGTGTTTTATTTGAACAGATAATAGTGGCGGTATTAAAAAATCCTAATAAAAAACCTTTATTTAGTTTAGAAACTAGGGTAAAACAGATTCGTCTTTGTACCCAAGATATTCCTAATGTAGAAGTAGATACCTTTTCGGGGTTGACAGTGGAATATGCCAAGTTAAAACAAGCAGGGGTATTATTAAGGGGTTTGAGGGTTTTATCAGACTTTGAGCAGGAGTTACAAATGGCTCATATTAATAAAACTCTGGCGAATAATGTGGAAACGGTTTTTTTGGCAACCAATACGGAGCATAGTTTTGTTAGTAGTAGTGTGGTTAAAGAAATTGCTCGATTTGGCGGTAAAATTGATCATCTGGTACCAGAGGCGATCGCCCCTGATATTTACAAAGCATTACAAAAGTAA
- a CDS encoding family 9 glycosyltransferase gives MRILALIPGGIGDQILFFPTLKSIKDQYPKAIIDVLVEPRSKNAYRVCPHVKEVLVFDYKDKNGLADYLNLLGIIRDREYEVAVTLGQNWAVGFLLWLDGIPTRVGYKSSKSWFINNPVELKTEQYAAYMYHDLVHGLNITQSCPPVSINVPKEDIEWAEVEQKRLDIKESGYILIHGGSSELAKTKGIDKIYPVPKWQRIVEDVQRKQPNLPIVLLNGPDDQEWIAEMLQLCNNLKVISPPDIGKLSAFIAGANLMLCTDSAPMHLSVAVGTYTIALFGPTQADKLLPPHSDKFIGLQSLSKNIADISTDKILEKMWQG, from the coding sequence ATGCGGATTTTAGCTCTTATTCCAGGTGGTATCGGAGATCAAATTTTATTTTTTCCCACCCTAAAAAGTATTAAAGATCAATACCCCAAGGCAATTATTGACGTATTAGTAGAACCTAGGTCAAAAAATGCCTACCGTGTCTGTCCTCACGTCAAAGAAGTTCTAGTATTTGATTATAAAGATAAAAACGGACTAGCCGACTACCTAAACCTCCTTGGTATCATTAGAGATAGGGAATATGAAGTAGCCGTAACCCTCGGACAAAATTGGGCTGTCGGCTTCTTATTATGGCTTGATGGCATTCCTACCCGTGTAGGTTACAAAAGTTCTAAATCTTGGTTTATCAATAACCCTGTCGAACTAAAAACCGAGCAATATGCCGCCTATATGTACCATGACTTAGTCCATGGATTAAACATCACTCAATCTTGCCCCCCTGTGTCTATTAACGTACCCAAAGAAGACATTGAATGGGCAGAGGTAGAACAAAAACGTCTCGACATCAAAGAATCTGGTTATATCCTCATTCATGGGGGATCCAGTGAGCTCGCCAAAACCAAAGGCATCGATAAAATTTACCCTGTGCCAAAATGGCAAAGAATTGTCGAAGATGTCCAGAGAAAACAACCCAATCTTCCCATCGTTTTACTAAATGGTCCTGATGATCAAGAATGGATAGCAGAAATGTTGCAGTTATGTAACAACCTTAAAGTAATTAGTCCCCCAGATATTGGCAAACTATCCGCCTTTATCGCAGGTGCTAACCTAATGTTATGTACAGACAGCGCCCCCATGCACTTATCCGTAGCGGTAGGTACTTATACCATAGCCCTATTTGGTCCTACTCAAGCCGATAAACTATTACCGCCCCACAGCGATAAATTTATTGGTCTTCAATCCCTTAGTAAAAACATTGCCGACATATCCACAGACAAAATTTTAGAAAAAATGTGGCAAGGTTAA
- the gmhB gene encoding D-glycero-D-manno-heptose 1,7-bisphosphate phosphatase, protein MVVAKKAVFLDRDGVLNVEAGYIHNVEDLQLIPNVAKAVKKINDSGFFCCLVSNQSGPARGYYPDSHVKALHQRLEHLLWQEAQAKLDALYYCPYLSPQAGGVNPEFTYWGTWRKPNTGMLVAAAWEHNLDLKGSFMVGDKATDVDLAHNAGLTGILVTTGYGTKVMGGQYQHKTHPDYIASDLSEAVDWILQC, encoded by the coding sequence ATGGTCGTGGCGAAAAAAGCAGTTTTTTTAGATCGTGATGGTGTTTTAAATGTTGAGGCAGGATATATACATAATGTAGAAGATTTACAACTAATACCCAATGTTGCCAAAGCGGTTAAAAAAATTAACGATAGTGGCTTTTTTTGTTGTCTAGTTTCCAATCAATCAGGCCCTGCGAGGGGTTATTATCCCGATAGTCATGTTAAAGCATTACACCAAAGATTAGAACACTTATTATGGCAAGAAGCCCAAGCCAAACTAGATGCCCTTTATTACTGCCCCTATCTCAGTCCTCAGGCAGGGGGAGTAAACCCTGAATTTACCTACTGGGGTACATGGCGAAAACCTAATACGGGAATGCTGGTGGCAGCCGCATGGGAGCATAATTTAGACCTAAAAGGTAGCTTTATGGTGGGAGATAAAGCCACAGATGTAGATTTGGCCCACAATGCAGGGTTAACAGGTATTCTGGTTACTACTGGTTATGGTACTAAGGTTATGGGGGGGCAGTATCAGCACAAAACTCATCCTGATTACATTGCCTCAGATTTGAGTGAAGCGGTAGATTGGATTTTGCAGTGTTAG